GAGCTGCAAGGCCAGAGAAAGCCATTCCGCTTTACGAGGCCATGATTAAACAATTGAGTACGCTGCTTAACAAAAATATACAAACCGGCATTTTTGGTGCAGACATGAAAATAAGCCTTGTTAATGATGGTCCCGTAACCATTAGCATAGATACAAAAAACAAAGAGTAAAATTCCTATCCCCCAAATACCCAAAACGATAACGATTGGGAGTTTTTAAAATCAGATCACAAATAAATTATGACGATAAAAGAAGCACAGGAAACAGTTGATACCTGGATCAACACTACAGGGGTCCGCTACTTTAGTGAGCTGACCAATACAGCTATTTTAATGGAGGAAGTGGGGGAAGTAGCCCGCATCATGTCCCGCAAATACGGTGAACAATCCTTTAAAAAGAGTGATGAAGCAGTAGACCTCGGCGATGAAATGGCAGACGTACTATTTGTACTCATTTGTCTGGCCAATCAAACTGGCATCGATCTTACCGAAGCCATGGAGAAAAACCTGATCAAGAAAAATATAAGGGATGCCGACAGACATAAGAACAACCCCAAACTGAAATAAAAAAGCATATACTGTATGCTGATAGGCAAAACTCATTCCTTTTTAAGGACTTAAGTTTTGAGGAGGCAGATAGTATATGCTTTTTTTACAGTAATGCCTTTTTTTACGGATATTTAACGCCTCTATATTTAGACACGTCTACAGTAGAAATACTGGAACCATATTTTGTATTAATGGCACTAATAAATTCATTAGCTACAATTGCATACCCCATAGGCGTTAAATGTATCCCATCTAACGAGAATAAGTTACCACGAATATAAGCTGCACTTACCGATACCCCATTAACTTTTTTACCTGCGCTGTATTCGTTTAAAATAGTGTAAGCATCTACTAAAGCCAAACCGTTAGCATTTGCCACAGTACGTATGGTATTGTTATAAACAGTTACGTAATCTTTAACTACAGCAACTTCTTCAGGATCCAAAACATATTTACTTTCAATAGGATTAGTAGGCGCTAAACCGTATGGGCCTAAAGCACTTGCCCCACCAATTACATTATCAGAACTTAGGGTTAATGTAAATAAATCGTTGGCAGTTGCGGCTCTGGTAACACCTGCTCCCGTTTTAATATAAAATGCTGGCGCGGCAGGTACCGCGGCTTTCAGCGTAGCTAATGTTACTGTTGTAAAATACGGAGTAGACAACACATCAGGGATAGTTGCTACAACACCTTTAGCCCCGGTAGAAACAAGCTTAGCCACAACCGCATTATATTCAGTTGTAAAAGTAGATTTAGGCGTTGGCGCGTTGGCTGCCCCATCACCACCAGCACTAGCATATCCTAAAATATCATTGTTACCTAACCACATGCTAAAAAATGTCCATGGTTTAGAAGTCGCAAAATCCAGATATGTAGTGTTGTTGGTACCATAAGCACCAGTCAACAGGCGCTCGTACAAACCATTAACAGCAGCATACCCTGGATATCTTGCATGTACAAGTTTTACTCCCGGTACACCGTAATTATTGATGTCTCCAGTATATTTAGCGTACAAAGTTACCGCACCCACACCCGGAACAGTTGTTTGTCCTGTTACCGCAAGGTTGCCGGTCTCTTTAGTAATGATAGGCGAACCAGTGGCAGTAAAACCAGTTAACTTTGCGTAGCCAGTACCATTAGCTTGTGCAGCAGAAAAGTAAGGCGTAGCAAAACTACCACCACCTACCGCTTTCATTTGCTCGGCAATCATTCCTGGAAAAGAATTTTGCTGCCCTTCAAGATATAATCCGCCATCAGCAAACCCAGAAGTAAGTGAATTGCCAAGTGCAATGTAACGTGTAAAATCGGCTGAACCTTTAGATGGCGCAACCGTATCAAATTCTGGTTTGCAGGATGCAGCCATTGCTACAACGGCAACTGCAAGAATACTTTTAACTATATATGAGTTCATGACTTTATTTTTAATGTTTCTAATGCTGACTAAAACTTGTAAGAAAGGGAAATGCCCGGAATGTAAGCCTTAGTTTTGTACTCCCCACTTAAGCCTGATTCTATGTTCGTAGATTTCCTGGTCAGCACATCTTCGTAAAGAAAGGACAGGTCTACACCAAATTTCTGCGAGGCCTGGTAACCAAGACCAGCGCTTAGCAACAAGCGGTTTGCGTCAGGAACCTCTGCAGTAACATAACCATCATCAACCGGGGTAAGTGCGTAGCCAACACCTGCACGAAGTGCAAACTTAGATGTGGTTTGGTGTTGAAAACCTAAACGAAAAGCACCTGCATCATGATAATTACGTGCCGAATGTGTATCAGGGATTGTAGCATTGTTGTCGTAGTCAAAAGCAAGCTCCTGGTATTTGTTCCAATGTACCCAATTTGCATCTAATGCAATGGTCACTTTTTCTGAAGGGTAGAAACCAAAACCAATTGAAGTAGTAGCAGGTAGCGGTAAAGAGGCTGTAAACCTGGTAGGCAGAGATGGCTGTAAAGATGATGGGCCTTTAAAAATTGCATCACCGTCTTTTACATTCGCAGTAACCTGAGAACGGTGAGTTACGCCAATAGTAACGCCCGAAATGGTATTGATATAAATACCCGCATTCCAGCCAAAATCCTTCGTATCACCTTTTAACTGCGCAGACCCTGCCTGCCCGTTGCTTTGCGTTAAGGGCAGTGCTTGTTGCAAATCTACCTTACCCAACGCATAGACTAATCCCCCACCAATACCAATTTGGTCTGTAATTTTTAAACTTAAAGTAGGTTGAATATAAATAGCCTGTAAGTCCAATGACGTTACCGTATACTTTCCGCTCCAGTTTTCATCCCAGTGCATAGCACCTCCAAAAGGTGTGTATACACCAATACCAAAACGAAGACGATTTTCTGGCGACCCGAATACAGCGTATGCTTGTAAAGGGGTAGCAATGTGACTTTTATTGTATTCTGTTAGCGAAGAACCTGTTGCCCTGAAAGCCGTCTTTAAAGACAAGGCACTTACACCAGCCTGTACCACATTTTGCTTCAAGAATGAAACCGCACCCGGGTTAAAAAAAACTGCTGCTTCATCTAAAGCAACACCAGTACCTGCACCTGCCATGGCAATTTGTTTGTGACCCTGAAGATTAACCTGGAATGATTGGGCAAAACCTATTGCAGGCACTGCCATGAGTAATTGAAGTAGAATCCTTTTCATAATTTGGTTAGAGTTATTGAAACTTTCTTGTAAACGCTCCTTATTTGCATAGTCAAATAACACAAATAACAAGCGTTGGTTTTGCTAAATTAATTATTTTATGCATGCATAGCAAATTTATAAGAAAATATTTAACCATCCTCTTCTGCATCATCTAAAAGTAAAAACAAACAGGAAATCAACAGAGTTGGAATTAAGCAGCTAATTTTGATCAATAAATAGATGTTATAACAACAATTAAAATATAAAGCATACCACATGGAATTTCAAGAAGCATTAAACTGGCGCTACGCCACCAAAAAAATGAACGGAACAGTAGTTCCGCAACAAAAAGTTGAGCAGATAGTAGAGGCTGCCCGTTTGGCCCCAACCTCTTCAGGACTACAGCCCTTCAGGGTAATTGTGGTAACGGATCCAGAATTAAAAGCTAAAATCCAACCTATTGCATTTGGCCAAACTCAAATTGCAGATTGTTCTCACCTGCTGATCTTTGCCGCCTGGGATACTTATACAGAAGAAAGAATAAGAGGCGTATTTGCCAATAATAACCACGAACGTGGATTACCAGATGAAACACCATCTGATTACGAGATTCAACTGACGGCAAATTACACTTCAAAAACAAAGGAAGAAAACTTCCACCATGCGGCTAAACAAGCATACATTGGGTTTGGAATGGCTATAGCTCAGGCAGCTCTTTTAGAAGTAGATGCGACACCAATGGAAGGATTTAATCCAGCAGAACTTGACAGCCTTTTGGGCTTAAGTGAAAGAGGCTTGCGTAGTGTTACTTTACTGCCTTTAGGCTACCGTGATCCTGCGGGTGATTGGTTGGTAAACTTGAAAAAAGTACGTACTCCTTCAGATAAATTCATTATTGAATTCAAATAAGCAGAACTAATCCTATATTAGTGCATGTGTTCAAAAAGCCATGCACTAATATTTGTTCAAGCAGCTAAATGATTCCATCTAAAACCAGCAGTAACACAAAAGTAATTGCACATAGGGGTGCATGGAAAAATACCGGAGCACCAGAAAACTCCATTGAAGCCTTAAAACACGCAATCACAATGGGTTGTGCCGGCTGCGAGTTTGATGTCCACCTCTCTTCAGATGATGTTCTCTTCGTCTACCACGATGAAGAAATTGAAAATTTATGGATAGAAAAAACCACATCTGCCGAACTTCGACAAATAAAACTCAGCAATGGGGAACCTCTTCCCCTACTTGAAGAATATTTAAGAGAAGGACTAAAGCAACAAGAAACACGGCTGATCCTGGAAATTAAGCCTTCTAATATAAACAACCAGCGCAGTATAAAGGCAGCACTTAAAGTACTTGAACTTGTACAGACGTTAAAAGCAGAAGCCATTACAGATTACATTTGCTTTGATTACCTTGCCTGTCTGGAAATCAAAAAGAACGCACCAGGCGCCCATGTAGCTTATTTAAATGGCGATAAGAATCCCTTAGAACTTGCCGCCGCCCACTTAGACGGTTTAGACTATGAGTTTGAAGTTCTCCAGCAAAACCCGGACTGGATTAAGATGGCGAGGGCAGAAAACCTCAGCATCAATTCCTGGACTGTAGATGATGAAAAGGTAATGGATTGGATGATTGCTGAAAATATCGATTTTATTACCACCAATGAGCCCGAGAAGCTGCTTCAAAAACTAAAGTACAAAGACCACTAAGGAAAAGACCTTGGCGTTCCCCATGGCACTTTACGCCTGTTAATTTCCGCAAGCAATCTTTGATACCACAAGTTAACCGCATCCAGAGCGACGGCTTTTTTAATGGCTACTTCTGATGCTAGCAGCTTATTTTGGCGGTAATTTACCAATGCAATCTCGTAATACACCGCAGCATACGAAGAGTCCAGTGCAACTATTTCCAAGAAAGTATCGTTCGCCTTCTCGTAGTTTTCATTCATTTTTTCCCGGAGCCCGGCAAAAAAAAGCGCTTTAATTTTAAGGCTGTCAGGCCGGGGTTGTGGGCGTTGCGCGCACACCAGCAAGCTACTAAGCAACAATATCATTAAAGCGACTAATCTCATATTTAAAAATAACTATTTCCCGGTATGTCCGTATCCACCTTCACCTCGTGCTGTATCGCTAAGTTGCTCCACACTTTCCCAGCTTATGGTTTCATGTTTGGCAATCACCATTTGCGCAATCCGGTCACCGTTATTAATCACAAAATCAGTATCAGAAAGATTGACCAGCAATACTTTAATCTCTCCACGGTAATCAGCATCTATAGTGCCCGGAGAATTTACAATACTAATTCCATGTTTATAGGCCAGGCCGCTACGTGGGCGGATTTGCGCTTCATAACCAACTGGAAGTTCTATATGCAAACCAGTAGGCACCAGGAGTCTTTGTAAAGGCTTTAAGATAATTTCTTCTGCCGTAAAAGCACGCAAATCCATTCCCGCTGCATGTGCAGTTTCATATTGAGGTAGTGCATGACCAGAATGGTTAATGATATTTATTTTCATTTCTTAAATAATAAAGTTTTCAATTGATCTTTCTCAAAGTATGCAATACCACCTACAAAGGCTATCAGCATCAGGTTTCCAATGTAAATATTTCTATGGAACACCCAAAATGACAAAATCACCAATACAGCCGATACCGATAAGTAAGCTAAAATTCTTTTCAGATTGTAAGGAATGGGATAGTATTTCTGTCCAAGCACGTAAGAAATCACCATCATTACAAAATACGCAAGCATAGAAACCCACGCAGAGCCCATGTAACTGTACCTGGGAATAAGCACAAAATTAAGCACCACTGTAATTGCCGCGCCTACAAGAGAAATATATAAGCCGTAGCGGGTTTGATCTGAAAGGCGGTACCAAATAGAAAGGTTCATGTAAATACCCAGGCAAACATACCCAAACAACAAATAGGGCACAGCTGGCAAACCAACCCAATATTCTGCAACATGTGCTTTATCACGACTAATAAAATACTTTAGCAATTCTATATTGGCTATAAGTGCTACAAACAGCACTGCAAGTGCCACAACAAAATACTGCAAAATTACCGCATAGGTTTGTTTGGCGTTGGCATTTTTGGCATGACTAAAAAAGAAGGGCTCTGCCCCCAACCTAAACGCCGTAATAAAAATGCTCATAAAAATGGCTATTTTACATACCGCACCATAAACCCCTACCGCAGTATCCGCCACTTGCTCTGGCAACAGTTGCCCCAATACAATCTTATCCAGATTTTCATTGACAATAAAAGATAAATTGGCAACCAGTATTGGCCATGAATAGGAAAACATTTTGGAGAAAAGCTCCTTATCAAACTTCAATTCAATCTTTAATAATTCTGGCAGTAAAAGCAGCAAGGTCACCACACTGGCTATTAAATTAGAAATAAACACATAACCCACCCAGGTATTTCTATACCAGGAATTAAGCCAGTCTGCCAACGCCCAGTTGTGTTTAATTACCGCCGGAATAACCAGGATAAAAACCAAATTAAAACCAACAAAGCAACCGATATTCATAAACTTAACCAGACTGTAACGCATGGCTTTTTCATCAGCCCTAAGCTTAGCAAAGGGGATCACACAGATGGCATCTACAAATAAAATCCAGACAAAAAAGCGTACGTAGTTCCTGTAGTCATCCAACTGGGCCACATCCCGGGCCAGATAACCAGCAATTGAATTGGCAAACACCAGCCCGGTCAATAGAAACAAAGAAGAAATCAGCGCGATGCACAAAAATGAGTTGTTGTAAACCTCTCTCTTTTTATCTTCAAACTTACTTAAATACCTGAAATATGTGCTTTCCATTCCAAAAGCAAGAATGGCATTAATTAAAGATGACCAGGCATACATTTTATTAAATATACCGTATACGGAAGAAGGGTATACCCGTGTAAAAAGCGGTGTAAGGATAAAGTTAAACAACCTTGATAGTACGGTGCTTAACCCGTAAATAGCGGTTTGGCCGAGAAACTTTTTTAAAACAGACATCCTATTTCTTAATCACAAAATCAGTGAAGTTTTTAAGCAATTCGCTGGTAACAGCGGCACAGGTTGCAACCTTGGCCCTATCCGGTCCTTCATTACACCAGTCTATAAATGCATCCAACTGCCACTCTTCAGCTTCAGCTTCCATGTAAACATCCCCGTTAGGCAAATTCTTAACAAATCCCTTAATGCCAATATGGTCGGCAATATATTTAGTCGTCTCTCTAAAACCCACCCCCTGCACTTTGCCTGTAAGGGTAATGGTAACATGTACTTTCGGTTTATCGCCTGCTGCTGTCATGTGGCAAATTTATTAAAATAGTTTTTTAATTGTGACCTTATCCGTTATAATCCCATCTGCCATATGTTCTACAAGATTTATTCCGGGCCTTTTCCCAACCTCAAAGCTCCCGTAACGTCCCTCAATACCCAGAAATTCTGCGCCATTTATGGTGGCCCACTTCAATAAATCGTCAAAACCAATCGCCTTATGTTCCTGCAAAGTCTTCATTTCTTCCAAAATACTCAACTGGTGATTACTTGCCAGACTATCCGTTCCCAGGGTAATGCGCAAGCCTGCATCCCGCAGCATCTCAACATCAGGCAAACGATCTTCAATATAGAGATTTGCATTTGGACAAAGACACCAGTACAGCGATGGATGTCTGGCTACCGCAAATGCCACATCTGCCGCTGAAGTAAAGGTATTGTGAACCAACAATGTTTTCTGAAAAGGTGACAACCAAGGCAACACAGTCTTCAACGAGCTTTTTCCCTGCATTTTGCGCGTTTCAGGATTAATCCCCATCCTTTCATAAAACTGTGAGAAAGCGGAGGCTCTATTTTCAAAATAAGCATTCTCATCTTCAGATTCCTGATTGTGCATAGACAAAATATCGCCCCGCTGATCGGCGTACTCTTCAATCAATTCAAACAACTCCTTCGATACAGAATAAGCAGCATGGGGTGTTAAACTTGTTTTTGAAGACTTAAAATATGGCTGATAAGCTTTATAGTTCTCAAAAAGTGTTTTTGCAGCATCGGGATTAAGACCCAGTACTTCAATAAAAGTGTGGTAATACAGCAACTTGCTGCGCTCTTTCAAAATATAAGAGATCACCAGGTTAGAAATGTCACCAACGGCCACAATGCCATTTTCATACATTTCGCGTTCTGCAGCAAACATGGCCTCAATCTTTCTGTCCTCCGTAGCCTTGGGCAAGGTCATTACCGCTGTGATAAAGCCCACCAGACCTGTTTTCTCTGGTATAGCATTCTTAAGGTGCGACAGTTCTATATGACAATGCGTATTTACCATGCCCGGCACCAGCACGCCATCATAAAGAACTATATTTTTGATTTTCCTTTTTAACGCTTCCTCAGAAGTTAAAACTTCTTTAATAGTGCCATCATTGGTCACTTTTAGAACGCCAAATGGAAGCGCTGGCTGGTTTACAGGGTAAACCATTGGTGCAGATATAAATTTCATTTAAGCTAATAGTTAAGCGGCAACCCGTTGTAAAATAACCTTGCAGGGGATGTTTGAGGTAACCATAACATGGTGTTTTTTATGCAAAGGTATGGCAAAATAATCGCCCGGAAGCAATGGAAAGACATCATTTTCGACATAAATATCACAACTACCTTCCAGGATAAGAAATTTTTCAAACTCATGATCATGTACTTCCTGAGGGGCCATTTCCTTAATCCAAACAATTGCCGAAAGTAAGGATGGGCTATGGCTGATGATTTTAGCATAGATATTATCAATCTCAACAGGCATAACCATATCTTCCCTTTCTAACCACTGCCTGTAATCTTCTGCTCTCGCAGTCGCCTGCAACTCCGGCGCAACTGAAAACGCTTCGCCTGCCTTCATCCTGTCCATGTAATCCAACGTGGCCAGCAAAAAAGGTTTAGCGATGGGATCTGGTTCTATGCTATGGCCGAGGGCATAATTTTCCAAAGCAAGCTCAATTTCATTGAGTTCAATACGCACCTCGTTATGTACAGCCATGACTTCTTCAATCATTATGCATTGCTCAGCAGTCGCATCGCCGAGCGCATACAATTCAAGTAACCCAGAAAAGATCAATTCTTTCCAATCCATGACAATACATTAACAGGTCTATTTTACCTTTTGTTAGTTTTTTTTCTATAAAATTAGTCAATTCTATTTATCCGGCCAAATCTAAAGAACTTGCTTTAGCTTAATTTTGTATCTTTGTGGAAAAATAACTTAATACCTTACGATGTCTGATTCGACTACAAGATTAAATAAATACATTAGTGAAAGCGGTTTGTGCTCCAGAAGAGCCGCAGACAGATATATTGAGCAGGGAAGTGTATTGATCAACGGAAGAAAAGCAAAAGTAGGCGACAAAGTTTTTTTTGGAGATCTTGTTTCCGTAAATGGACAAACTATAGAACCTAAGGAAGTTGAAAATTCAATCATCATTGCTTTTAACAAACCTTCCGGAATTACCAGTACCACTGAAGCTGGTGTAAAAAGTAACATTGTAGATTATGTAAACCATAGCGAAAGGGTATTCCCGATCGGCCGTCTTGACAAAGATTCTCAAGGACTTATTTTCCTCACCAACAACGGAGACCTGGTTAATAAAATACTTCGTGCCGGTAATAACCACGAAAAAGAATATGTAGTTACGGTAAATAAGCCCATAACAGAGCAGTTTATCACCGGCATGAGCAAGGGTGTACCTGTACTGGGCGTAATGACCAAAAAATGCAAAGTAGCTAAAGAAAGTACATTTGTTTTTAAAATCACACTAATCCAGGGCTTAAACAGGCAAATCAGAAGGATGTGTGAGCATTTTGGCTTTGAAGTAACCAAGCTGGAGCGTACCCGTATCATGAATGTAAACCTAAAGGGCATTCCTGTTGGCGAATGGAGAGAACTAACTGCCGAAGAGCAGGAAGACATCTTTAAAAGAATTGCGAACTCCAGCTCAGAAGCTGTTGCCCCAGCCAAACGTGTCAATAAAAAAGCAAAGGGCCTTTCCGAAGAAGAAGAACTGCTCACTAATGTCACCCCCAAACGTTCCTCTGCCCGTCCTGGTAAAAAACCAGTAAAAAACATATCTGTAAGCAGGGCAGAACGGCCGGCTGGTGGTAAAGGAAAATCTGCGCCCAAATCTGCAGGTTCTTCTAGAAACGCAGCTACGCCTGGTAACGACTGGAACAAAAGTGGTGGACCAAGCAGAAGGGCTGTAAAACCCAGCAAGGGAAGATCAGGTGTACCTGCAGCAAAAACAAAAAGCCCTAAGCGCTAAAGTCACTAATTAGCAATCCTTTACAAAATTTAAATTAACTGTTATTTTTTTAGGTAACTTTGCAGGCAATGCAAGCTATTAAAAAAACAGACATTCGTTCGCTTGACCTGGCGTTGTTACAACAGCACTTTACAGGCATGAACGAGCCTGCCTACCGCGCTAAACAAGTTTATCAATGGCTTTGGGAAAAATCCGCTCGCTCTTTTGAGGAAATGAGCAACCTTTCCAAAGAACTTAGAAAGAAACTGGATGAAAACTACGCCATCAACGTTGTAGCAGTTAGCAATTCACAGTTTAGTAATGACCATACCATTAAAAGTGCATTCAGGTTATACGATGGCAACATTGTAGAAGGGGTGCTAATCCCTATGGAAGAGCGGATGACGGCCTGTGTAAGTTCACAGGTGGGTTGCAGCCTTACCTGCAAATTTTGCGCTACAGGATATATGGACCGTAAACGAAACCTCAATGCAGATGAAATTTATGACCAGGTTGTTTTAATAGATCAGCAGGCAAAGCAAAACTACAACACCCCCTTAACCAACATTGTATACATGGGTATGGGCGAACCTCTGCTTAACTATGCCAATGTGATGAAGTCTATTGAGCGGATTACGGCACCAGACGGTCTAAACATGTCTTATAAAAGAATTACTGTATCTACTGCCGGCATTGCTAAAATGATTAAAAAACTTGGAGATGATGGCGCCAAATTTAATCTGGCACTTTCCCTCCATGCCGCCAATGACACCAAAAGGAATGAAATTATGCCTATCAATGAGGCAAATTCCTTAAAATCTTTGGCTGAAGCTTTAAAGTATTATTTCGCTAAAACCAAAAACCCGATTACCTACGAGTACATTGTTTTTAACAATTTCAATGACGAGATTGAAGATGCTATGGAACTTGCTAAGTTTTGTAAACATGTGCCTTGCAAAGTAAACCTGATTGAATACAATCCTATCCAGTTTGCAGATTTTATCAATGCAGAAGGTGATAAGATTGACGCCTTTTCCAATTACCTGAAAAGCCAGGGGGTAAATACCAACATCAGAAGAAGTCGCGGAAAAGACATCGATGCTGCATGCGGACAGTTAGCCGTTAAAGAGGCATAGAAAAATTTCCTATTTCTGTTAAAAAAGAACAGATTAGGATATGCAAATACTAAAACGTCTAAGCGGCGAACTGCTGAACTTATTATTTCCAAGTCTATGCAATGCCTGCGGAACTTTACTGTACAAAGGTGAAGACCTGATCTGCATCCATTGCCTCAATGATTTACCCTACACAGATTTTCATCAATATGCAGAAAATCCGGTAGCCAGACAATTCTGGGGGCGCGTACCTGTCAACGCTGCAATGGCATTACTCTTATTTGGGCAGGAGACAAAGGTTCAGCGACTTATCCACCATCTAAAATACAAAGATCAAACTTCAGTTGGCCTTAAACTAGGGCGTATGATTGGCACGCGCCTGTTAACCTCTGCAACATATGAAAATATTACAATGATCATTCCTGTACCCTTGCACCCAAAAAAGGAACGCAAAAGGGGTTACAACCAATCCAAATATATAGCAGATGGCATTGCAGAAATCATACAAGCACCGGTATGCACAACAGTCCTGATCAGAACCTCCCATACTTCCAGTCAGACTAACAAAGGACGGTATAAACGTTTTCAAAACATGCAAACGGTATTTAAGATAACTCATTCCGGAACACTTCTAGATCAGCATATCTTATTGGTAGATGATGTAATGACCACTGGAGCTACCCTCGAAGCCTGCTGCCTGGAATTGCTAAAGTTAAACCCGCAAAAGATTAGTATTGCTACAATGGCATTTACAAAATAACCCAAAAATTAATCAACTAAGAAACAGCGCGTTAAAATAAAAGTTAGAAAAACACAGATTATGCAACAACAATAAGCACATTAAAAGCGTTTATAATTCCGAGAGCGTTAATTTAGATGGTAAGGGCTGATATTTCTTCATTGAAATATCGGCCCTTTACTTTTTAAGCCTTTAGATATTCCAGCAGTTGCTTTTTGATTTCCTCCGGATGAAAAGGCTTCAGGATATGTCCGTTCATGCCGGCTTCCTTAAATTTATGCTCATCACTATGTAGCGTAGAGGCCGTTAAGGCAATAACGGGCAAAGACTTAAAATAGCTTCCGCTTAATTCACGAATAATCATAGTAGCCTCAAAGCCGTCAATCCCTGGCATTTTGATATCCATAAATACCAAATCGTATTGTTCCGTTTTTATTTTGTTGATAGCCTCATAGCCTGTAGCCGCGGATTCCGTAATCAGGCCCCATTTGCCTAAAATCCTTTTCGCAATCAATATATTGATCTCATTGTCATCAACAACAAGAATGCGTTTACCTAAAAAAGCATCAGGTTGCTCCGCTAACTGATTATGCGCCGCTAACACATCGGTTTTTTTGAAGGCGATAACGAAAGAAAAAACACTGCCCTTCCC
The nucleotide sequence above comes from Pedobacter sp. MC2016-14. Encoded proteins:
- a CDS encoding ComF family protein, whose translation is MQILKRLSGELLNLLFPSLCNACGTLLYKGEDLICIHCLNDLPYTDFHQYAENPVARQFWGRVPVNAAMALLLFGQETKVQRLIHHLKYKDQTSVGLKLGRMIGTRLLTSATYENITMIIPVPLHPKKERKRGYNQSKYIADGIAEIIQAPVCTTVLIRTSHTSSQTNKGRYKRFQNMQTVFKITHSGTLLDQHILLVDDVMTTGATLEACCLELLKLNPQKISIATMAFTK
- the rluF gene encoding 23S rRNA pseudouridine(2604) synthase RluF, giving the protein MSDSTTRLNKYISESGLCSRRAADRYIEQGSVLINGRKAKVGDKVFFGDLVSVNGQTIEPKEVENSIIIAFNKPSGITSTTEAGVKSNIVDYVNHSERVFPIGRLDKDSQGLIFLTNNGDLVNKILRAGNNHEKEYVVTVNKPITEQFITGMSKGVPVLGVMTKKCKVAKESTFVFKITLIQGLNRQIRRMCEHFGFEVTKLERTRIMNVNLKGIPVGEWRELTAEEQEDIFKRIANSSSEAVAPAKRVNKKAKGLSEEEELLTNVTPKRSSARPGKKPVKNISVSRAERPAGGKGKSAPKSAGSSRNAATPGNDWNKSGGPSRRAVKPSKGRSGVPAAKTKSPKR
- the rlmN gene encoding 23S rRNA (adenine(2503)-C(2))-methyltransferase RlmN; protein product: MQAIKKTDIRSLDLALLQQHFTGMNEPAYRAKQVYQWLWEKSARSFEEMSNLSKELRKKLDENYAINVVAVSNSQFSNDHTIKSAFRLYDGNIVEGVLIPMEERMTACVSSQVGCSLTCKFCATGYMDRKRNLNADEIYDQVVLIDQQAKQNYNTPLTNIVYMGMGEPLLNYANVMKSIERITAPDGLNMSYKRITVSTAGIAKMIKKLGDDGAKFNLALSLHAANDTKRNEIMPINEANSLKSLAEALKYYFAKTKNPITYEYIVFNNFNDEIEDAMELAKFCKHVPCKVNLIEYNPIQFADFINAEGDKIDAFSNYLKSQGVNTNIRRSRGKDIDAACGQLAVKEA
- a CDS encoding amidohydrolase family protein, with amino-acid sequence MKFISAPMVYPVNQPALPFGVLKVTNDGTIKEVLTSEEALKRKIKNIVLYDGVLVPGMVNTHCHIELSHLKNAIPEKTGLVGFITAVMTLPKATEDRKIEAMFAAEREMYENGIVAVGDISNLVISYILKERSKLLYYHTFIEVLGLNPDAAKTLFENYKAYQPYFKSSKTSLTPHAAYSVSKELFELIEEYADQRGDILSMHNQESEDENAYFENRASAFSQFYERMGINPETRKMQGKSSLKTVLPWLSPFQKTLLVHNTFTSAADVAFAVARHPSLYWCLCPNANLYIEDRLPDVEMLRDAGLRITLGTDSLASNHQLSILEEMKTLQEHKAIGFDDLLKWATINGAEFLGIEGRYGSFEVGKRPGINLVEHMADGIITDKVTIKKLF
- a CDS encoding cupin domain-containing protein, encoding MDWKELIFSGLLELYALGDATAEQCIMIEEVMAVHNEVRIELNEIELALENYALGHSIEPDPIAKPFLLATLDYMDRMKAGEAFSVAPELQATARAEDYRQWLEREDMVMPVEIDNIYAKIISHSPSLLSAIVWIKEMAPQEVHDHEFEKFLILEGSCDIYVENDVFPLLPGDYFAIPLHKKHHVMVTSNIPCKVILQRVAA